GTCTTCATGCATTTGGCTTGATCCACTAAAAATTAGACTATTTTGGGATAGTGAGGGTAGATTAATATGGCGACAATTTTGGTTGTGGAAGATACTCCGTCTCAGTTGGAATTAATCAATGGTTTTTTGCGAGAAAGTGGTCATACCGTACTTAAGGCTTATGATGCCAAGGATGGTCTAAATCAAGCAGTCACTCACCAACCTGATGCCATTATTACTGATGTGGTTATGCCTGGACTAAGCGGCTTTGAATTTTGTCGCTTACTGAAAAGAAATCCAGCCACGGCGAAAGTACCAATTATTATTTGTAGTTCAAAAAATAATGATATTGACCGGATCTGGGGGATGAAACAAGGGGCGGATGTTTATTTAACTAAGCCTTTCACTAAGCAAGAATTACTCCGTGCTTTGCAATCTATTGTCAGCAATTAAGTATTTAAACTTGCAGGCTCTAGACTGCCCTGACTGGTTCCCAGGCTCTAGACTGGGAACCCATTCTGGGAGGCTCCGCCTCCAGTAGCTTGACAAAAGGCAGAGCCTATGAGAATATATTCCCAGCCATGAGGCTGGGAACGAGACGATGGGTCATTGAGAAAAGTCACCAATGCCCAATGCCCTATGCCCCAAGTCGGGCTGTGCCTTGCTACCGGATTTGATATGACAATCAATTTTTTTATATCGAACTCAGGTCAAGAGAGCAGTATAAGCATTAATTATGTATTTAGTAGTTTACACTACTTTAATATACGTAAGAGTGATTAGCGATGCCTGCGGCGGGCGTAGCCATCGCTCTTTGGGGAAAAACTTTTTGGTTTACTGTTTATGTGCTTTCAACCCCGCACCAGGGTGGCAGGACTTAGTTTTCTAGGATACTCACTTCACCTACATGGATATCAAGTTGTCATCAGTAAAGGATTAAAGTGCGAACTCAACCAGGATTGGTTACTTTACTGAAGCCTGGAATCCCCTTACCTTCAACATGCAATATGTCGATTACCAATTTACGATGAGCCTAACTCAAATGGATCAATCCCGTCCTGCAATATCAGCCTACATTACAAGTCAAACTAACCAACAGTTAGAGTCAATTCAAAAACTTTTGGCTATGAGTGCAATAAAAAATTAAAATTGCTTGCCTCTAATTAATAACATCTGTTATCTCAGTCAATAGAACACTAATGACTAATAAATATCTGACTTTCATATTTAGAGAAGAAAGTCAGATATTTTATATTTTTTCTCATATTAGTAAGGTACAGAAAAAATAATTAACCGCATATGAACACAGATAAATTTGTATTTTATTAGACTAAAAAATGCTATAAATGCCATAATTTAAAAGAATAACAAGGATAATCAGTAATTGCTATAATTTTTCAAGTCTTTGGTTATATTGTAACTAAAATATTTTAGAAAATTAGTCATTACAATACTATAATTTTATAAGAATCAAACCAAAACCTAAACTTATGACAAGTATTCCTAATAATGCCGCAACCCCTTCACCACAAGATCCGCCTTCTGATTACATTATTGATATTATTCGTAAAGCTAAAGACACTTATACTCTCCCAAAAATTTTACTTGTGCCTTCACATATTAATCAAAATGATGTACAAAATCTCCAAGATATTTCACTTATTGACACTTACGCATCAGTTTATAGTGCTGCATACATCTATCCAAGCCATCCTCATCATTTTGATATCACAACACCAGATAAAGTTGCGAGTTTTACTACAGTTTTAGCTAGTGGATATTTCCGCGTGATAACAGAAGGATTGCCAACGTTTTTGTCTATGGAGACATCGACAGCACTAAATTTTTCGGCAATTACAACTACTGGTGAGTTGAATATCAAGTTGCGTCACGAACTTTTTCAATCATTTCAACTTTCACATTCTGCCACAAGACAACTTGACAGCATCATGGAAAATATTGTTAGAAGATTAGAAGGTATTAGAGCAGTCCACTCACCGCAGTTAGATCCCTTAAATTACTTGCTTTCAGTTTACTCTTTTGAACAGCATCTTCTGATACCTGCTATGAGATTTCCCAAAATACATTTATTCTATTTAAAAATTGATCAAAATTCTTTTAACACTTCAGTTAGTAATTCTTCCGCTAATTCTTTCACGTTCAAGATGAACTATCAAATTTATAAATTATCAATAAATTCTTCTCATATATCTACAAACATACGAGACTTAATCAAAACGTATATTACAAAGATGACCAACCAAACATTCGACTCAATTCAACACTTAGTGGCTATGAATGCTATTAACCCAAGTTAAAGGATGTACATGGAGAGCCTTACCAGGGGATTTTCCACACCTTCTTGGCAAATACTTTTTGACTGGTTCCCAGGCTCTAGACTGCCCTGACTGGTTCCCAGGCTCTAGACTGGGAACCCATTCTGGGAGGCTCCGCCTCCAGTAGCTTGACAAAAGGCAGAGCCTATGAGAATACATTCCCAGCCATGAGGCTGGGAACGAGACGATGGGGCATTGAAAAAAGTCACCAATGCCCTATGCCCTATGCCCCAAGTCGGGCTGTCCCTTGCTACCAGATTTGATATGACAATCAATTTTTTGATATCGAACTCAGGTATTTAGAGAATCAATTAACTCAGTTCCTGTGTAAGTTGGCAGCCAACCCTCTGCTGTGGTAAAATAGCGTACCCCTTTAAAATGCAATGATGCCGTAAGGCTACACCAATGCTCGACACCGGCGGGAATCAGAAGATAGTCTTGTTTCTGAACTAACAGCTGTATCTGACTACCGTCTGGTCGCACGAAGCCAAAAATCATCTCTCCAGCCAAGACGTAGAGCGGTTCAGCAGCAGTATGAATATGATAACGGCTATAGGTGGCAATCAGCGTCTGGATATGGGGCGAACCTGGGTGTACATTTAGCAAGTCACACCAGAGATAGGCATTTTCTTGGTGGAGAAATTCAAAGACGCCGTTATGGAGTTCTAAAATATAGCTTTTCTCTGAGTCAGTCACAACGTCTTGCTGTAGTAAGTCGGGGAATAGCAGCGAGGTTCCTGGATCGTAGTGTTTTAGGTAAATCCCCAGGGGAGCAAGTTCACGATCTATCTCACCTAAATCACTCTCAATTGTGCCGTCGTCAAGTAGTAGTGTAGCCATAGCAGAAAGACTAATTAGCTGTTAAGAAGAGTATAATTAATTTTGAATTAAATAGCCACTATTTCCGATAGATAAACCGGAGATTCATTGCCAAGTTGCAGATGTTGACCGAGTTATCCACGCCGAGCAAGCCCCTAAATTCTATTTATGGGGGCTAGGCGTGGGCGATTTTAATCTCTACGAGACGCTGCGCGTTAAGCGTAGCTATGCCGCAGGCTTTACGCCGTCCCCATTCCTCAACAAGTACTGGCACTAATCCCTCGGGTTACAGCTTCATTTTTTATGTTATCCCAAGCTGTTGGAGTTAAAAAAACAGTCCTTTTACCTTTGATTTCGTCGTGATAAACTGGTTGATTTCTAATCCTTTTTATCCCTTTTTTAGTTGTCATCATAATAACTAACTGCTATAATATAGCAATTCTGAATGATTCATGAGAAAATACGGGGGTATGTTACGTACTTTAGATAACTGGCTTTGCAACTATGTATTCCGCAATATATATAATTTTATAGCCACAAAATTCAGTTGTTAAAGTGTTTTAAAAGCTACTTTTAGTATTAAGTATTTTCTCACGTATGATTCCGGATTGCTATAGATAGAGATTAACAGATGCAAGGAGGTGATGCAAGAGTGTTGGTATTGGAATATAAAGCAGTTGTCAAAAGAGCCACATCAAAAGCCATAGATGAAGCTATTCGTACGAATCAATTTGTCCGAAATAAAGTGCTTAGATATTGGATGGATAATAGAGGGATTAAGCCTTCGGCATTAAAATGCGGCAAGAAAGAACTATATCAGTACAACACTCAATTAAGAGCAGAATTTAAATTCGTCAATGATTTAAACAGTCATGCTTGTCAAGCATCAGTAGAAAATGTAGAACGTGCTATCAATAGATTTTTTGATAACTGCAAGAAAAACAAACCTGGAAAAAAGGGTTATCCCCGGTTCAAAAAGCATAGCCGTTCAGTCGAATATAAGGTGTCTGGGTGGAAGTTGCACCCAACAAAACGCCGTATAACTTTCACTGATAAAAAAGGTATTGGCGAACTCAAGCTATTAGGTAAATGGGATATTCATCAATACCCTGTTGAACTAATTAAACGAGTAAGGATTGTGCGTAGAGCCGATGGGTACTATGTGCAATTTTGTGTCAAGATTGATAATCAGCAAGAAGCTCCACGAACTACATCAGAAATCGGAATTGATGTCGGCTTGGAATATTTCTACTCTGATAGCAATGGTAATCATCAGGAGAATCCGCGATTTCTCCGCAAGGCAGAGAAAGATATTAAGCGGGTTCAACGTAACATTTACAAGAAGAAAAAAGGGTCATCTGGTAGGAGAAAAGCGCGTGGTGTTTATGCTCGGAAACATTTAAAAGTAACAAGACAAAGGAATGAACATGCGAAAAGACTCGCACGTAACTTAACCCTGGCTAACGCTAAGGTTGTCTTGGAAGATTTAAATATTTCCGGCTTGGTAAGAAACCACAAACTAGCCTTGAG
The Gloeotrichia echinulata CP02 DNA segment above includes these coding regions:
- a CDS encoding response regulator encodes the protein MATILVVEDTPSQLELINGFLRESGHTVLKAYDAKDGLNQAVTHQPDAIITDVVMPGLSGFEFCRLLKRNPATAKVPIIICSSKNNDIDRIWGMKQGADVYLTKPFTKQELLRALQSIVSN
- a CDS encoding cupin domain-containing protein, encoding MATLLLDDGTIESDLGEIDRELAPLGIYLKHYDPGTSLLFPDLLQQDVVTDSEKSYILELHNGVFEFLHQENAYLWCDLLNVHPGSPHIQTLIATYSRYHIHTAAEPLYVLAGEMIFGFVRPDGSQIQLLVQKQDYLLIPAGVEHWCSLTASLHFKGVRYFTTAEGWLPTYTGTELIDSLNT
- a CDS encoding transposase, which gives rise to MLVLEYKAVVKRATSKAIDEAIRTNQFVRNKVLRYWMDNRGIKPSALKCGKKELYQYNTQLRAEFKFVNDLNSHACQASVENVERAINRFFDNCKKNKPGKKGYPRFKKHSRSVEYKVSGWKLHPTKRRITFTDKKGIGELKLLGKWDIHQYPVELIKRVRIVRRADGYYVQFCVKIDNQQEAPRTTSEIGIDVGLEYFYSDSNGNHQENPRFLRKAEKDIKRVQRNIYKKKKGSSGRRKARGVYARKHLKVTRQRNEHAKRLARNLTLANAKVVLEDLNISGLVRNHKLALSISDASWYNFRQWLEYFGAKFGREIIAVPPHFTSQECSNCGARVQKSLSTRTHSCPHCGYIEQRDVNAAKVILSRANGRGGQSQTNASRDVPSTSVGRKTCKSKERQ